The window GAGTCAGGGTTCGAAAGGCGGTAGCCCACCCGGAGCGCCGGCGCAGGGTGGGATTAGTCATTCTCTCCAAAATTCAGATAATCTGGAAATCGTATCATGCCAGATCCTTTGCTTTCACGTGACCGCCGCGATCGGAGTTGCGGCGTCTTCGCTCATCAATAATAGGACGAAACCACGCGGCAAGTCGAGCAGTTTATGGTCAAGAAAATTCGGAAGTGGCCAGCGGCCCCACCCTCCGCTGGCGCCGCGGGTGGGCTACCGGATTGTAGACGGGTTTCATTGAGTGCCTACAAATCAAAACGGACAGCCGCCAGGCTGTCCGTTTCGTTTCTCGCGGCGCGGGTAAGGTGCTCGCAAGCCCGCGCCTGATGCAACGTTCTCTTACTTCAAGAGCATCATCTTGCGTGTCATCGCGAAGTCGTCGGCGCTGATCTTGTAGAAGTACACGCCGCTTTCAACCACGCGACCGTTATCATCGGTGCCGTTCCAGTCGATCCGCTTGTTACCGGCCGACAGGGTCGTATTCACCAGCTCCGCCACTTCCTGACCGAGGATGTTGTACACCCGCAGCGTCACGTGGCTCGGCTTGGGCAGATTGAACTCAATCGTCGTCGACGGATTGAACGGGTTCGGGTAGTTCTGCTCGAGGCTGAAGCTCGTCGGCAGGGAGCCGCCCAGATCGTCCACGTCGGTCGACTGATCGACCACCAGCGAAATCGTCAGGGTGTCTTCGTCATCCAGGATGCCGGTCGCGATGGTCGTGACCTGCTTGACGATGACCTGCGCCTCGTAGCTGCCCGGGATCAGGCCGGCCACGTTGATTGCGGCTTCCACGGTTGACGGGCTCGTGCCGCTGGTCGGATTGAGCGTCAACCACGGCGTTGTTTCAATCGCGCCCCACATGAATTCGATGCCGGAAGGACTGGCGTTGGTAATCGTGAAGGTTTTCGCATCCGGATTCTGGTTGACCAACGTGCTGAAGGTCAGGTGATCCGGCGTCAGCAGGATGTCGACGTCATCAACGATGTCGACCACGATCACGACCGTCTGCGGCGAGTTGGTGGCTTCCGCGGACGTGATGGTAATAGGCGCAGTATGGCGGCCGATCGCCAGGGCGGCGATATCGACGCTGGCCGTGAAGTTGCCCGGCGCGGTGCCGGAGGTCGCCGACAGCGTCAGCCAATCGGTCGTCTCGGCCGCGTTCCAGTTGAGCGCGCCCGTACCGCCGTTGGTGATGATCACCTGCTTACCGGCCGGATTCGGACCGCCCTGATAGCCGTTGAAGAACAGCGAGTCGTCGTTCAGTACAATCACCGCCGCCGACGGCTGCACCGTGAAGGTGGCCGGGTCGTCGTCGAACAAGCCGCCCGGATCAGTGGCGCGGAACGTAATCGTCTCGCTGCCAGACCAGCTCGGACTCGGTTTGGTAATGGTCGCAGTGCGATTGACGTCGATGGAGACGGTCAAAGCGGTGTTGCCGGAGTAGGTCCAGGTCATCTGGTTGTCGTTGTTGTCGGCGTCACTGACGTAATTGTCGAGCGTAATCGTCGTGAATGTGCCGCCGAAGGCGACGGTCTGATTCGGGATGTCGGTCACGACCGGCGCATCATTGACCGCAGTAACCGTGAAGGTCGCGTTGTCGGTCGCGAACAGGCCGCCCGGATCGGTGGCGGTGAAAGTAAACGTCGCACTGCCGGCAAATTCACCGCCCGGGTGCGAGATCGTCGCGATGCGATTGGCATTGATGTTCACGGCAAAGCCGTTCGGACTGGCCGAACTGGCGGTCCAGATAATCGTGTTGTCGGCGTCCTCGGCATCAGTCACGAAGTTGTCAAGAATGATAGTCGAGAACACGGCCCCTTCGTTAATCGTCTGATTGGGAATATCCGCGACCACGGGCGCGGTGTTGGTCGGACCGCTGCAACCGCCCAGGATGCTCATGTCCGCGGTGCCGCAGTCGGTGTAACCCGGTTCGATCGAACCGCCCGCTGCCGGCGACAACGTCCAGTATCCGGCCGGAGGCACGAACACGGAGTCAAAGTTCACGCACTGCGCCGGTGTGCCGACCGGAATGCGAACCCACAGCGTCATCAGATGAACTTCCGTCGCGTGGACCGGGAACGGGGCAGCCGGCGTAAAGTTGATCCAACCGGCAAGTACGGTGTTGTTCGTGGTATTCACCGTGTAAAGGAACTGGCC of the Candidatus Zixiibacteriota bacterium genome contains:
- a CDS encoding T9SS type A sorting domain-containing protein is translated as MPRLFKLMVLCTMIVGITWIIAPGALFGANTIRLECPVDVAAVGDSVGVRVMITNDVALGGFSLGFTQNSPDIEITSVEKGPNFPIAGFGQFLYTVNTTNNTVLAGWINFTPAAPFPVHATEVHLMTLWVRIPVGTPAQCVNFDSVFVPPAGYWTLSPAAGGSIEPGYTDCGTADMSILGGCSGPTNTAPVVADIPNQTINEGAVFSTIILDNFVTDAEDADNTIIWTASSASPNGFAVNINANRIATISHPGGEFAGSATFTFTATDPGGLFATDNATFTVTAVNDAPVVTDIPNQTVAFGGTFTTITLDNYVSDADNNDNQMTWTYSGNTALTVSIDVNRTATITKPSPSWSGSETITFRATDPGGLFDDDPATFTVQPSAAVIVLNDDSLFFNGYQGGPNPAGKQVIITNGGTGALNWNAAETTDWLTLSATSGTAPGNFTASVDIAALAIGRHTAPITITSAEATNSPQTVVIVVDIVDDVDILLTPDHLTFSTLVNQNPDAKTFTITNASPSGIEFMWGAIETTPWLTLNPTSGTSPSTVEAAINVAGLIPGSYEAQVIVKQVTTIATGILDDEDTLTISLVVDQSTDVDDLGGSLPTSFSLEQNYPNPFNPSTTIEFNLPKPSHVTLRVYNILGQEVAELVNTTLSAGNKRIDWNGTDDNGRVVESGVYFYKISADDFAMTRKMMLLK